From a region of the uncultured Draconibacterium sp. genome:
- a CDS encoding YdeI/OmpD-associated family protein produces the protein MKDIEEYCPNDRKDWRKWLELNHKSKDAVWLVFYKKKSPNYNLSWSDSVDEALCFGWIDSTKRTIDKEKYIQYFSKRKAKSNWSKVNKDKVKTLIDQGLMAEEGYKSIKIAKENGSWTILDEVEALIIPEDLKREFAYSKGSLQFFESLSNSVKKGLLYWVISAKRNDTRQKRILELVENASNNLKPKQFR, from the coding sequence ATGAAGGATATTGAAGAATATTGTCCTAATGACAGAAAAGACTGGAGAAAATGGCTCGAACTGAACCATAAGAGTAAAGATGCAGTTTGGCTCGTTTTTTATAAGAAAAAATCACCAAATTATAACCTAAGTTGGAGTGATTCAGTTGACGAAGCACTCTGTTTTGGCTGGATTGATAGTACAAAAAGGACTATAGACAAAGAGAAATACATACAGTATTTTAGCAAACGAAAAGCAAAAAGTAATTGGTCAAAGGTAAATAAGGATAAAGTGAAAACCTTAATTGACCAGGGACTAATGGCAGAAGAAGGTTACAAAAGCATTAAAATTGCAAAAGAAAATGGTTCTTGGACAATTCTGGATGAAGTTGAAGCACTTATAATTCCAGAGGATTTAAAAAGAGAATTTGCTTATTCCAAAGGTTCTCTGCAATTCTTTGAAAGTCTAAGCAATTCTGTTAAGAAGGGATTATTGTATTGGGTCATTTCTGCTAAACGAAACGACACAAGACAAAAAAGAATCTTAGAACTGGTAGAAAATGCAAGTAATAATCTGAAACCAAAACAATTTAGATAA
- a CDS encoding glycoside hydrolase family 97 N-terminal domain-containing protein, which yields MKSKVYTLTFLLLALISCSKTETYQLLSPDSDLGISISNKNNTCSFSVSYKGDTLVQSSALGLQVMDNNFTENVSLSGFSKQEFDETWTTINGKQSSVRNHYNEYTITVEAINDPEQFYSIIFRLYDDGFAYRYSFPEGAVRDSLMINKELTSINFNRDFTYWATNGERHNLGPITRSEKELESIIPPVVMQFSPKSFMAIHEAEIVEFAPFTVNAASNNHSFSFNTNYSKRSQSFNTSWRAFMLGDNVGDLVESDLLVNLNEPCKIEDTSWIKPGRSLWDWRVWGYKAPDGYEYGLNTRSHKRLIDFAAENNIQNLLIDADWYGEEFSENSDPTSAREGINIGECMEYASGKGVGIILYLNDVGAKRFGLERVLKQFSDWGAVGVKYGFMTGSQEDKVKQTRRVVELCAKYKLMVNFHDNPIPPSGDRRTYPNLVTKEFCHAQADAMRSYFPETAVNQVLINMIAGPIDATNGWFGLNNAHSRVKVFREIPGTVVAEVAKLITNYSGWMVMPDSPEEYAKKDDLFECVRNMPPQFDSFLVLDAKLDEFVCVARKAGTDWFVGSLSNREPRTIRLDLSFLPSDRKYEATIYEDADDSHFMTNKESYTIRTQLVDSKSELTVSLAPGGGNAIHLTDISSVID from the coding sequence ATGAAATCGAAAGTTTATACACTGACATTTTTATTATTGGCCTTAATTTCCTGTTCAAAAACGGAAACCTATCAGCTTTTGTCGCCTGACAGCGACCTTGGTATATCTATCTCGAACAAAAATAATACGTGTAGCTTTTCGGTATCGTATAAAGGAGATACACTTGTTCAATCATCTGCATTGGGCTTACAAGTTATGGATAACAATTTCACGGAAAATGTTTCCCTTTCCGGCTTTTCCAAACAGGAGTTTGATGAAACATGGACCACCATAAACGGGAAGCAATCGAGTGTTCGCAACCATTATAATGAATATACCATTACGGTGGAAGCTATTAATGATCCAGAGCAATTCTATTCGATTATTTTCAGACTTTATGACGATGGCTTTGCTTATCGGTACAGCTTCCCTGAAGGTGCCGTTCGCGATAGCCTGATGATAAATAAGGAATTAACAAGCATCAATTTTAACCGCGATTTTACCTATTGGGCAACCAATGGAGAGCGCCATAACCTGGGACCAATCACAAGGTCGGAGAAAGAGCTTGAAAGTATCATCCCGCCCGTGGTGATGCAGTTTAGCCCCAAAAGTTTTATGGCCATTCATGAAGCTGAAATTGTAGAATTCGCTCCATTTACTGTTAATGCCGCTTCAAACAATCATTCTTTCTCATTTAACACCAACTACTCCAAACGCAGCCAATCATTTAATACCTCGTGGAGAGCCTTTATGTTGGGCGATAATGTTGGCGATTTGGTCGAATCAGACTTACTGGTAAACTTAAACGAACCTTGTAAAATTGAAGACACCTCGTGGATTAAGCCCGGCAGATCGTTATGGGACTGGCGTGTTTGGGGCTATAAAGCACCAGACGGTTACGAATATGGTTTAAATACCAGGTCGCATAAACGGCTAATCGATTTTGCTGCTGAAAACAACATTCAGAATTTATTGATCGATGCCGATTGGTATGGTGAAGAATTTAGCGAAAACTCCGATCCAACATCTGCCCGCGAAGGGATTAACATTGGAGAATGTATGGAATATGCATCGGGAAAAGGTGTTGGGATCATCCTGTATTTGAATGACGTAGGCGCAAAAAGGTTCGGGCTGGAAAGGGTTTTAAAACAATTTTCAGACTGGGGGGCTGTTGGCGTGAAATACGGATTTATGACAGGGAGTCAGGAAGATAAGGTAAAACAAACCCGGAGAGTGGTTGAGTTATGTGCAAAATATAAGCTGATGGTGAATTTTCACGACAATCCTATTCCACCAAGTGGCGACCGCAGGACCTATCCCAATTTGGTTACAAAAGAGTTCTGCCATGCACAGGCCGATGCTATGCGTTCTTACTTTCCGGAGACTGCTGTTAACCAGGTTCTGATTAATATGATTGCCGGACCAATTGACGCAACAAACGGGTGGTTCGGTTTAAACAATGCGCATTCGCGGGTTAAGGTATTTCGGGAAATCCCCGGAACAGTGGTGGCAGAAGTAGCCAAATTAATAACAAACTACTCGGGTTGGATGGTAATGCCCGATAGCCCCGAGGAGTATGCAAAAAAAGATGACTTATTTGAATGTGTACGAAATATGCCGCCTCAGTTCGATAGCTTTCTAGTACTTGATGCAAAACTGGATGAATTTGTTTGTGTTGCACGTAAAGCAGGAACAGATTGGTTTGTGGGGTCGTTATCCAACAGAGAGCCACGCACCATTAGGCTGGATTTAAGCTTCCTGCCAAGCGATAGAAAATATGAAGCAACTATATATGAAGACGCTGACGATTCCCATTTTATGACCAATAAGGAGTCGTATACTATACGAACACAATTGGTCGATTCAAAAAGTGAGCTTACCGTAAGTCTGGCGCCGGGAGGTGGTAATGCCATACATTTAACAGATATTTCGAGTGTAATAGATTAA
- a CDS encoding LapA family protein has translation MTDKQVTAVIGIFYFTGAVMVLVGAFFRLQHYPNGLSLLFIGFMLGAVSSSFDTFRLKKKIKRLEEQLKQNKD, from the coding sequence ATGACCGACAAACAAGTAACAGCAGTAATTGGAATTTTTTATTTTACTGGCGCAGTAATGGTTCTGGTGGGAGCATTTTTTAGACTTCAACATTATCCAAACGGACTATCCTTATTGTTTATAGGATTCATGCTTGGCGCAGTAAGCAGTTCTTTTGATACTTTCAGATTAAAGAAGAAAATAAAACGTTTGGAAGAACAACTAAAACAAAACAAAGATTAA
- a CDS encoding GFA family protein has product MEYQGSCLCKGIQFKITGEFKSFYLCHCSYCRKDTGSAHAANLFSTSAKLEWIKTETKISSYQLPDSNHAKAFCATCGSALPNLQMGGKLLVVPAGSLDTKLEKRPDAHLFISSKAAWDEALEEIKKFDGLPE; this is encoded by the coding sequence ATGGAATACCAGGGATCATGTTTATGCAAAGGAATTCAATTCAAAATTACCGGTGAATTCAAAAGCTTTTATTTGTGTCATTGCAGCTATTGCCGGAAAGATACCGGATCGGCACATGCAGCCAATTTATTTTCAACAAGTGCTAAGCTCGAGTGGATAAAAACAGAAACGAAGATCAGCTCTTATCAGCTCCCCGATAGTAATCATGCCAAAGCTTTTTGTGCCACCTGTGGTTCGGCATTACCCAACTTACAAATGGGCGGCAAACTTTTGGTGGTTCCGGCCGGAAGTTTAGATACGAAATTGGAAAAACGCCCCGACGCACATCTGTTTATTTCGAGTAAAGCGGCCTGGGATGAGGCGTTGGAGGAAATAAAAAAGTTTGACGGTTTACCCGAATAA
- a CDS encoding nuclear transport factor 2 family protein, translating to MMKAFNLFLISFIVATTLAVGQSSDEIKIKQLEKHWTELLNQGDTTSLLKIWSENYVVNNPNGKIVTPKEIVALMKSGHKFPLVERIIEKITFNQDIAIVMGKELQQPKNMTMNHDDWIPRRFTNVWIKTAEGWKLAARQSTQVNLQ from the coding sequence ATGATGAAAGCATTTAATTTGTTCTTAATCAGTTTTATTGTAGCAACTACCCTTGCTGTTGGACAATCAAGTGATGAAATAAAAATCAAACAATTAGAAAAACATTGGACTGAATTACTCAATCAGGGCGACACAACCTCGTTATTAAAAATCTGGTCTGAAAACTACGTGGTAAACAATCCAAATGGTAAAATTGTAACCCCAAAGGAAATCGTTGCACTTATGAAAAGTGGGCATAAATTTCCATTAGTTGAAAGGATAATTGAGAAAATCACGTTCAATCAAGACATTGCAATTGTGATGGGTAAAGAATTACAACAACCCAAAAATATGACCATGAACCATGATGATTGGATTCCGCGGAGATTCACCAATGTTTGGATAAAAACAGCAGAAGGATGGAAACTGGCAGCAAGACAATCAACGCAAGTTAATTTACAATAG